The following nucleotide sequence is from Rhodothermales bacterium.
CGCGTTGCGGCAGCTCGTGCGGTGGATATTGATCGTCCCCGTTTTCGAAACGAACCCGAACACGTCATCGCCGGGGATGGGGTTGCAGCACGTGGCGTACTGCGTGGCGAGGTCGGCGTGGTGCTCGCCGTCGATGACGAGGGCGGCGCGGCCCTCCTCGCGGGCGGTCTCGGTGAACTCCGAGACCTGGAGCCGGAGCGGGGCGTCGTCTTTCTCCGGCTCAGACAGGCCCGACTCGCGGCGCCCTGCCCGCACGGAGCGGACGAACTCGCTGGGGTCGTAGAGGCCGACGCCGATCTCGTAGAAGAGCTGCTGCGAGGTGGGAAACTTGAGCCGCGACGAGAGCCGGTTCAGCTCGTCCTCGTCGAGTTCGAGCTTCGCCCGCTTCAGCTTCTTCTCGAGCAGCTCGCGCCCGTGGTCGACGGCCTTCCGCCGCTTCTCGTTGATCCAGTGGCGGATGCGGCTCCGCGCCTTATGCGTGACGACGAACTGCATCCAGTCCGGGTTCGGCGTCTGCTTCTTCGAGGTGAGGATCTCGACCTGGTCGCCGGAGGAGAGGTGGTACGAGAGTGGGACCATCCGCCCGTTCGCCTTCGCGCCGATGCAGTGGAAGCCGACCTCGGTGTGGACCTGGAAGGCGAAGTCCACGGGCGTCGCGCCGCGCGGGAGCGTGAGGAGGTCGCCGTTCGGGGTGAAGACGTAGATCTCCTCGTCGTAGAGGTTGAGTTGGAACTCCTTGACGAAATCGCTCGCGCGGTCCGGCGTCGGGTTCTCCATGAGGTCGCGGACCCATGCGTAGATCTGCTCCATCGCCTCGTCGGAGCGCATCTTCGCCGCGACGCCGTCGCCGCCGGCCGGCCCGGCGCCCTCTTTGTACTTCCAGTGCGCCGCCACGCCGCGCTCGGCAATCGCGTGCATCTCCTCGGTCCGGATCTGGATCTCGACGGGCCGCCCGTCAGGACCGAGGACCGTCGTGTGGAGGCTCTGGTAGCCGTTCGACTTCGGGACGGAGATGAAGTCGCGGAAGCGCTCGGGGATCGGCTTGTAGAGGTCGGTCAGGATCGAGTAGACGCGCCAGCAGTCCTCGCGGCCTTTCTTCCCCTCGCCCTTGAGCACGACGCGGATGGCGAAGAGGTCGTAGATCTCGTCGAGCCCCTTCTGCTGCCGCTGCATCTTGCGGTAGATCGACGAGATGCTCTTGGGGCGGCCATAGATGTGGAACTCGAACCCGGCCTCTTTCAGCTCCCGCTCGACCGGCTCGATGAAGCGCTCGACGAAGTGCTCGCGCTGCTTCCGGGTCTTGTTGAGCCCGCGCGCGATCTCCTGGTAGGCGTCGGACTGGAGGTACTTCAAGCACAGCTCTTCGAGCTCGGTCTTGACCTCGTTGAGCCCGAACCGATGGGCGAGCGGGACGAAGAGGTCCTGCGTCTCCGACGCGATCTTGAGCTGCTTCCGCTGCGGGAGCGAGCCGAGCGTCCGCATGTTGTGGAGGCGGTCGGCGAACTTCACGATGATGACGCGGATGTCCGACGCCATCGAGAGCATGAGCTTCCGCACGTTCTCGGCCTGCCCGAGCTCGCGGCTCTCGAAGACGTGGTCGATCTTCGTCAGCCCGTCGATGATGAGCGCCATCTCGCGCCCGAACTCGGCCTCGATCAACTCCAATGAGAGGTCCGTGTCCTCGACCGTGTCGTGGAGGAGCGCGGCAGCGACGGAGACGTCGTCGAACGGCACATCGCGCGCGACGATCGTAGCGACTTCGAGGGGGTGCGAGATGTAGCGCTCGCCGGAGGCGCGGTGGTCGTCGCGGTGCGCCCAGTAGGCGATGCCGAAGGCGCGGCGGAGCATGGCCTCGTCCACGCTCGGGAGGTTGCGGCTGCAGTACTCCAGCAGGACGCGGAGGCGGCGCTCGAAGGCCGGCTCGATCTGGAGTTCCTGGAGTTGGGCGCTGAGGTACTTGGAGGCTTGGATCATGCGAGGGCTCGGGCCGGGGTGTCACCGCATGATAGGGTATCCGAAGCGCCCCGCCCGGTTCCTGTGCAAGCCTGCGATGGGGTGCCACCCCATCAAACGATAGCGACCCCGCCTGACGAACAGACGGGGCCGCGATGCTGCGTAGGGCGGGTGAGATCAGCCGCGGTGCTGCGAGCCGCCGGCCGTGCCCTTGTCGCCTTCACCGGTCTCCGGCGGGGGCTCCCCGGTCTGCGGGGCGGCGCCCTGCGGCGTGTCCGGGTGCATCGTCTCCTCGTCCGACGGCGTCTCCGGCGCGTCGTCCGACTGCGTCGAGGCGTCCTCGGCGGCGGGCGCCTCGGCTTCCGGCGCGTCGGCTACGGTCTCGGCCTGGCCCGAGGGGTCGCCCGCTTCGGGCGTCTCGGGGGCTTCGGACACGTCGGACTCGGGGGCGTGGTGCGCCGTGCCGCCGGCCTCTTTCATCCGCTCGATGTAGGCGTCGTAACCGGCCTTGTCGCCCTTCGCGAGGAAGGCGGCCTGCTCGGCCCACGTCTCCTCGTTCGCGGAGGCATCGCTGCCCTCGCTGCCTTCGGAGATGGCCGCGCGGAGCGTGTCGAGGTCGGCCTCGGCGAGCTGGGCGAACGTCGTGATCCCGGCGTCGTGGAGCGCGGAGGCGAACACCTTGCCCACCCCGTAGACCTTCGTGAGGTCGTCGGCTCCGGACTTCGCCGGAGCGACGGCCTTCGGCTGCTGCGTCTGGCCGGACGACTTCTTGCGCCGCCCGCCACCGCCACCACGGCGGGTGCGCTTCTTGCCGGAGCTCGCGCCATCGGGCTTCACGTCGTTGTAATCGACGAGCTCGATGATCGCCATTTCGGCGGCGTCGCCCTGACGGAGCCCGAGCTTGATGACGCGGGTGTAGCCGCCGGGGCGGTCGCCGACCTGGGCCGAGATGTCGCCGAAGAGCTCTTTCACGGCCTCCTTGCTCTGGAGGCGACGGAAGACCTGGCGGCGGTTGGCCGTCGTGTCCTCTTTGGCGCGGTTGATGAGCGGCTCGACGTACGAGCGGAGGGCTTTCGCCTTCGGCAGCGTCGTCTCGATCCGCTTGTGCTCGACGAGCGCCGTGGCCATCGCAGCGAGCGTGGCTTTGCGGTGCGCCGCCGTGCGACCGAGCTTCTTAATCCTGTTCTGGTGTCTCATGGGGTTGCTATTGGCTTTGGGCTATTGGCTGCTGCATGTCATCCCTCAGCCAAGAGCCAAGAGCCAACAGCCAACGGCCGCTCAGGCGGTTTCTTCGATGTATTTGGCGACGTCCATCCCGAAGCGGAGATTCCGGTCTTCGAGCACGGCGACGAGCTCCTGCAGGCTCTTGCGGCCGAAGTTGCGGAACTTCAGCATCTCGGACTCCTCGCGGCGCACGAGGTCGCCGATCGTCTTGATCGAGGCGGCCTTGAGGCAGTTCTGGGCGCGGACCGAGAGGTCGAGGTCGTCGACGCTCTGGTTGAGCATCGAGCGGACGCGCTGGACCTCGGCGTCGACCTCCTTCTCCTCCTCAGGCTGCTCGGGCTCCTGCTCGACCGAGATGAAGAGGTTGACGTGGTCGCGGAGGATCTGCGCGGCGGCCGTGAGGGCGTCCTCCGGCGTCACCGAGCCGTCGGTCTCGACTTCGAGCGTGAGCCGCTCGTAGTCGATCTTCTCGCCGACGCGGGCCGGGTTCACCGTGTACTTCACGTTGAGGATCGGCGTGAAGATGGAGTCGACGGAGATGACCCCGATCGGGTCGTCGGCGCGCTTGTTCTCGTCGGCCGGCACGTAACCGCGGCCGCGGCCGACGCGGAGCTCCATGAGGAGGTCGGCTTCGTCGGAGAGCGTCGCGATGTGGTGCTCGGGGTTGAGGATCTCGAACTCGGCGGTCGCCTCAGCGAGCGAGCCGGCGGTGAGTTCACCGGGCCCCTCGATCTGGAGGGTGATGGTCCCTTCTTCCTCCTCCGAGGCGAGGAACCGCACGCCTTTGAGGTTGAGGATGATGTCGGAGACGTCTTCGGTGACGCCGGGGACCGTGGAGAACTCGTGCTGGACGCCGTCGATCTTGAGCGCGGTGATAGCCGTGCCTTCGAGCGAGGAGAGCAGCACGCGTCGGAACGCGTTGCCGATCGTCACGCCGTAGCCGCGTTCGAGCGGCTGGACCGTGAAGCGGCCGTAGGTCTCGTTCATCTCCTCGACCTGTACGCCGTCCGGCATCTGGAGCTGGATATTCGTCATCGTCGGATTCATTCTGTGTCGTCCTAAAGGGCTGGCCGGGGAAGCGAAGCGCGGGGTGCGCTCCGTCGTGCGAGGCTTACTTCGAGTAGAGCTCGACGATAAGCTGCTCGCGGATATTCTCCGGGATATCCTCGCGCTCCGGGAGGTCGATGAACTTGCCGCGCAACGTGCCCCGGTCTACTTCGAGGTGGGGGAAGCTGCGGCGGTTGCGGTCCACGGCCTCTTTGATCACGTCGAGGTTCTTGCTCTTCGGCCGGATCTCGACGATGTCGCCGGCGCGCAGCATGTGCGACGGGATCGAGGAGACGCGGTCGTTGACCATGACGTGGCCGTGGTTGACGAGCTGCCGGGCCTGCCGCCGCGTCCGGGCGAAGCCGAGACGGAAGACGACGTTGTCGAGCCGGGCTTCGAGAAACTTGAGGAGGTTCTCGCCGGTGACGCCCTTCTTGCGGGACGCCTTCTCGAAGAGGTTGCGGAATTGGCGCTCGAGCAGGCCGTAGGTGTACTTCGCCTTCTGCTTCTCTTTGAGCTGGACGGAGTACTCGCTCTCCTTGCGGCGGCGGCTCTGGCCGTGCTGGCCGGGGCCGTACGGCTTGCGCTCCAGGGACTTGGACGGGCCGAAGATCGGCTCCTTGAATCGGCGGGCTAGCTTCTGCTTGGGGCCTCTATATCGGGCCATAGTAGTATTCTCGAGTGTCTAAGGGGACAAACGTGGACGCGCCCTATAGGCGCGCCCAACCGGACTTATTCCGAAGCGGGCAAGACGGGGTCTCGCTCGCGCCGTGCGTCAGACGCGGCGGCGCTTCGGGGGCCGGCAGCCGTTGTGAGGGATCGGGGTGATGTCGCGGATCGTGAGGATCTCGAGACCGGAGGTCGAGAGGGCGCGGATGGCGCCTTCGCGGCCGGAGCCGGGCCCCTTCACGTAGACGTCGACACGGCGAAGGCCGAGGTCGTACGCTTCTTTCGCCGCAGCGCCGGCGGCGACGCCGGCGGCATACGGGGTGTTCTTCCTGCTGCCCCGGAACCCCATCTTGCCGGAGCTGGCCCACGAGATCGTGTTCCCGTAGGTATCCGTGACGGTGATCATCACGTTGTTGAACGTGGCCTTGATGTAGGCCGCGCCGTTGGAGTCGACCTGGATCTTCTTGCGCTGCGTGCGGCCGGTGCGGCCTTGCTGCTTTGCCATAATCTTCGGTAGAGGTTATCAGTCCCGGCGTGCCTTCGGTAACGCGACGACCCGGAGGTCGGAAGCGCGAGCGAGAGCGGACCGGGGACGATTTCTGGTTTGGAGGTGCGGGGTTCGAGGTCGGAGGTTGAAACCCTCGAACCCATAACCCCCAACTCCTTACTTGCGGG
It contains:
- a CDS encoding bifunctional (p)ppGpp synthetase/guanosine-3',5'-bis(diphosphate) 3'-pyrophosphohydrolase; the encoded protein is MIQASKYLSAQLQELQIEPAFERRLRVLLEYCSRNLPSVDEAMLRRAFGIAYWAHRDDHRASGERYISHPLEVATIVARDVPFDDVSVAAALLHDTVEDTDLSLELIEAEFGREMALIIDGLTKIDHVFESRELGQAENVRKLMLSMASDIRVIIVKFADRLHNMRTLGSLPQRKQLKIASETQDLFVPLAHRFGLNEVKTELEELCLKYLQSDAYQEIARGLNKTRKQREHFVERFIEPVERELKEAGFEFHIYGRPKSISSIYRKMQRQQKGLDEIYDLFAIRVVLKGEGKKGREDCWRVYSILTDLYKPIPERFRDFISVPKSNGYQSLHTTVLGPDGRPVEIQIRTEEMHAIAERGVAAHWKYKEGAGPAGGDGVAAKMRSDEAMEQIYAWVRDLMENPTPDRASDFVKEFQLNLYDEEIYVFTPNGDLLTLPRGATPVDFAFQVHTEVGFHCIGAKANGRMVPLSYHLSSGDQVEILTSKKQTPNPDWMQFVVTHKARSRIRHWINEKRRKAVDHGRELLEKKLKRAKLELDEDELNRLSSRLKFPTSQQLFYEIGVGLYDPSEFVRSVRAGRRESGLSEPEKDDAPLRLQVSEFTETAREEGRAALVIDGEHHADLATQYATCCNPIPGDDVFGFVSKTGTINIHRTSCRNAPHLLMDHTDRIIPVEWSRQKDVQFIAALRLVGEDRVGIVSDITTVISKNLKTNIRSITVESEDGVFEGTVVLFVSDLKHLRRLMQRLGRLDGMYGVYRFEE
- a CDS encoding DNA-directed RNA polymerase subunit alpha, with amino-acid sequence MTNIQLQMPDGVQVEEMNETYGRFTVQPLERGYGVTIGNAFRRVLLSSLEGTAITALKIDGVQHEFSTVPGVTEDVSDIILNLKGVRFLASEEEEGTITLQIEGPGELTAGSLAEATAEFEILNPEHHIATLSDEADLLMELRVGRGRGYVPADENKRADDPIGVISVDSIFTPILNVKYTVNPARVGEKIDYERLTLEVETDGSVTPEDALTAAAQILRDHVNLFISVEQEPEQPEEEKEVDAEVQRVRSMLNQSVDDLDLSVRAQNCLKAASIKTIGDLVRREESEMLKFRNFGRKSLQELVAVLEDRNLRFGMDVAKYIEETA
- the rpsD gene encoding 30S ribosomal protein S4 is translated as MARYRGPKQKLARRFKEPIFGPSKSLERKPYGPGQHGQSRRRKESEYSVQLKEKQKAKYTYGLLERQFRNLFEKASRKKGVTGENLLKFLEARLDNVVFRLGFARTRRQARQLVNHGHVMVNDRVSSIPSHMLRAGDIVEIRPKSKNLDVIKEAVDRNRRSFPHLEVDRGTLRGKFIDLPEREDIPENIREQLIVELYSK
- the rpsK gene encoding 30S ribosomal protein S11, with protein sequence MAKQQGRTGRTQRKKIQVDSNGAAYIKATFNNVMITVTDTYGNTISWASSGKMGFRGSRKNTPYAAGVAAGAAAKEAYDLGLRRVDVYVKGPGSGREGAIRALSTSGLEILTIRDITPIPHNGCRPPKRRRV